A DNA window from Pseudodesulfovibrio thermohalotolerans contains the following coding sequences:
- a CDS encoding molybdopterin-dependent aldehyde oxidoreductase has translation MIKRTLQVNGVPRIVVCEPEESLANVLRQNLGLTSVKIGCGTGQCGSCTILRDDKLVRSCTVKMKRVKNNTKIMTLEGLGTPDNLHPIQMAWIAFGGAQCGFCSPGFLVSTYALLTENPSPTREEVRDWFQAHKNVCRCTGYKPLVDAVMAAAEVMRGDKTMDDLTFKIPEDGRIWGTKYPRPSAVAKVTGTWDFGADTGLRLPPGSLYCELVQAEVSHANILSIDVTEAEVVPGVFKVVTHKDVKGKNRITGLITFPTNLGDGWDRPILCDEKVFQYGDAIAIVCADTPQAAKEGAAKVKVELEQLPEYMSAPAAMAEDAIEIHPGTPNVYYVQKEAKGPDTKPIFENADVVVEGDYYTQRQPHMPIEPDVGFAYIGEEGKLVIHSKSIGIHLHLLMIAPGLGVEPENMVLVQNPTGGTFGYKFSPTMEALVGAAALATERPVFLNYTWKQQQQYTGKRSPQFTTVRLAASKDGKLLGMETDWTVDHGPYSEFGDLLTLRGAQYIGAGYDIPAIRGEGRTVCTNHCWGAAFRGYGAPESEFPSEVCMDELAEKLGMDPLELRYKNVYRKGSTTPTGQDPEVYSLPEMLDKIRPKYEEAKKFAAENSTDAKKLGVGVAVGVYGSGLDGPDTAEVDIALNEDNTVTVFTAWGDHGQGADMGTLGTAHEALRPLNLAPEQIHLTMGDTSQAPAAGPAGGSRSQVVVGQATKNACELLIDAMRKPDGSFRTHEEMVADGLELRYHGKWTAPANDCDANGQGNPFCCYMYGVFLSLVSVDVATGKTTVEKMVTVADIGVVNNYLVVDGQIHGGIAQGIGLALSEDYEDIKKHANMAGAGIPYIKDIPDDMEIIYVETPRPDGPFGASGVGEMPLTAPHAAIINAIYNACGARIRELPAYPEKVLAAFKG, from the coding sequence ATGATTAAACGGACGCTCCAAGTGAATGGAGTCCCCAGGATCGTCGTGTGCGAGCCTGAAGAGTCCCTGGCCAATGTGTTGCGCCAGAACTTGGGACTGACCAGCGTCAAGATCGGTTGCGGCACGGGTCAGTGCGGCAGCTGCACCATCCTGCGGGATGACAAGCTGGTTCGGTCCTGCACCGTCAAGATGAAGCGGGTCAAGAACAACACCAAAATCATGACCCTGGAGGGTCTCGGTACGCCCGACAACCTCCATCCCATTCAGATGGCCTGGATCGCCTTTGGCGGCGCCCAGTGCGGTTTCTGTTCCCCCGGTTTCCTGGTGTCCACCTACGCGCTGCTGACGGAGAACCCGAGCCCGACCCGCGAAGAGGTCCGCGATTGGTTCCAGGCTCACAAGAATGTCTGCCGCTGCACCGGCTACAAACCTCTGGTCGACGCCGTTATGGCCGCCGCCGAGGTCATGCGCGGCGACAAGACCATGGATGACCTGACCTTCAAGATTCCCGAAGACGGCCGCATCTGGGGTACCAAGTACCCGCGTCCGTCCGCCGTGGCCAAAGTCACGGGCACCTGGGACTTCGGCGCGGACACGGGTCTGCGTCTGCCTCCCGGAAGTCTGTACTGCGAGCTGGTCCAGGCCGAGGTTTCCCATGCCAACATCCTGTCCATCGACGTGACCGAGGCCGAGGTCGTTCCCGGTGTCTTCAAGGTCGTGACCCACAAGGACGTCAAGGGCAAGAATCGCATCACCGGCCTGATTACCTTCCCGACCAACCTCGGCGACGGCTGGGATCGTCCCATCCTGTGCGACGAGAAGGTCTTCCAGTATGGTGACGCCATCGCCATCGTCTGCGCCGACACTCCGCAGGCAGCCAAGGAAGGCGCGGCCAAGGTCAAGGTGGAACTTGAGCAACTGCCCGAGTACATGAGCGCTCCCGCCGCCATGGCCGAGGACGCCATCGAAATCCATCCCGGCACCCCCAATGTCTACTACGTGCAGAAAGAGGCCAAGGGCCCGGACACCAAACCCATCTTCGAGAACGCTGATGTGGTCGTGGAAGGCGACTACTACACCCAGCGCCAGCCGCATATGCCCATCGAGCCGGACGTAGGGTTCGCCTACATCGGCGAAGAGGGCAAGCTGGTCATCCATTCCAAGTCCATCGGCATCCATCTGCACCTGCTGATGATCGCTCCCGGCCTGGGCGTGGAACCCGAGAACATGGTTCTGGTCCAGAATCCCACCGGCGGCACCTTCGGCTACAAGTTCTCCCCGACCATGGAAGCACTGGTCGGCGCGGCTGCATTGGCGACCGAACGTCCCGTGTTCCTGAACTACACCTGGAAACAGCAGCAGCAGTACACCGGCAAGCGTTCCCCGCAGTTCACCACCGTGCGTCTGGCCGCCTCCAAGGACGGCAAGCTGCTCGGCATGGAGACCGATTGGACCGTGGATCACGGCCCGTATTCCGAGTTCGGCGATCTGCTGACCCTGCGTGGCGCACAGTACATCGGCGCCGGTTACGATATCCCGGCCATCCGGGGTGAAGGCCGCACCGTGTGCACCAACCACTGCTGGGGCGCGGCTTTCCGCGGTTACGGCGCTCCCGAGTCGGAGTTCCCCTCCGAGGTGTGCATGGACGAGCTGGCCGAAAAGCTGGGCATGGACCCGCTGGAGTTGCGTTACAAGAACGTCTACCGCAAGGGTTCCACCACGCCTACCGGCCAGGACCCCGAGGTCTACTCCCTGCCTGAGATGCTCGACAAGATCCGTCCCAAGTACGAGGAAGCCAAGAAGTTCGCGGCCGAAAACTCCACCGACGCCAAAAAGCTCGGCGTGGGTGTTGCCGTGGGCGTGTACGGTTCCGGTCTGGACGGTCCGGACACCGCCGAGGTGGATATCGCCCTGAACGAGGACAACACCGTCACCGTCTTCACCGCCTGGGGCGATCATGGCCAGGGCGCGGACATGGGTACCCTGGGCACCGCTCACGAGGCCCTTCGTCCCCTGAATCTGGCTCCGGAGCAGATTCACCTGACCATGGGCGACACGAGCCAGGCTCCGGCGGCCGGTCCTGCGGGCGGCAGCCGTTCCCAGGTTGTGGTCGGCCAGGCCACCAAGAACGCCTGCGAACTGCTCATTGACGCCATGAGGAAGCCCGACGGTTCCTTCCGCACCCATGAGGAAATGGTCGCCGACGGGCTGGAACTGCGTTACCACGGCAAGTGGACCGCTCCGGCCAACGATTGTGATGCGAACGGCCAGGGCAACCCGTTCTGCTGCTACATGTACGGCGTGTTCCTGTCCCTGGTTTCCGTGGACGTCGCCACCGGCAAGACCACGGTTGAGAAGATGGTCACCGTGGCCGACATCGGCGTGGTCAACAACTACCTCGTGGTGGATGGCCAGATTCACGGCGGCATTGCGCAGGGCATCGGCCTCGCGCTGTCCGAGGATTACGAGGATATCAAGAAGCACGCCAACATGGCGGGTGCCGGTATTCCGTACATCAAGGACATCCCGGACGACATGGAGATCATCTACGTGGAGACCCCGCGCCCCGATGGTCCCTTCGGCGCGTCCGGCGTCGGCGAGATGCCGTTGACCGCCCCGCACGCGGCGATCATCAATGCTATCTACAATGCTTGCGGCGCGCGTATTCGCGAGCTGCCCGCCTACCCCGAGAAAGTGCTTGCCGCCTTCAAGGGCTAA